In Raphanus sativus cultivar WK10039 chromosome 5, ASM80110v3, whole genome shotgun sequence, the following proteins share a genomic window:
- the LOC108859609 gene encoding endonuclease 1, with protein sequence MASAFRSSTALVLVFGVVVLCSVTPVQGWSKEGHILTCRIAQNLLEAGPAHAVKNLLPDYVKGDLSILCVWPDQIRYWYKYRWTSPLHYIDTPDQACSYEYDRDCHDQHGLKDMCVDGAIQNFTSQLQQYSEGISDRRHNMTEALLFLSHFVGDIHQPMHVGFTSDEGGNTIKLRWYRHKSNLHHVWDREIILTALKEYYDKDLDLLQEDLEKNVTNGLWKDDISSWTECNDLLACPHKYASESIELACKYGYAGVKSGVTLSEEYFDTRMPIVMKRIVQGGLRLAMILNRIFSDDHADVAAI encoded by the exons ATGGCATCGGCTTTTAGATCATCTACGGCGTTGGTTCTTGTATTTGGTGTAGTGGTCTTGTGTTCCGTTACTCCTGTCCAAGGTTGGAGTAAAGAAGGTCATATACTTACATGCCGGATTGCTCAA AATCTTTTAGAAGCAGGACCGGCACATGCCGTCAAGAATTTATTACCGGATTACGTGAAAGGAGATTTATCGATATTGTGTGTGTGGCCTGACCAGATCCGATATTGGTATAAGTACCGTTGGACCAGTCCTCTCCATTACATCGACACTCCCGACCAAGCCTGCTCTTACGAATACGACA GGGATTGCCATGATCAACATGGGTTAAAAGATATGTGTGTGGACGGAGCAATACAGAATTTTACGTCTCAGCTTCAGCAATACAGTGAAGGAATATCTGATCGTCGAC ATAACATGACCGAAGCCCTTTTGTTCTTGTCTCATTTTGTGGGAGATATTCATCAG CCGATGCATGTCGGATTCACAAGCGATGAAGGAGGAAACACGATAAAATTACGCTGGTACAGACACAAATCAAATTTACATCAT gtATGGGACAGGGAGATCATTCTCACAGCCCTAAAAGAATACTACGACAAGGACTTGGATCTTCTCCAAGAAGATCTTGAGAAGAACGTTACCAAT GGGTTATGGAAAGACGATATATCTTCGTGGACAGAATGCAACGATCTCCTCGCTTGTCCACACAA GTATGCTTCGGAGAGTATTGAGTTAGCTTGTAAATATGGATATGCAGGCGTGAAGTCAGGTGTAACATTATCAG AGGAGTATTTCGATACAAGGATGCCAATAGTGATGAAGAGAATTGTTCAGGGAGGACTAAGACTAGCCATGATACTAAACCGAATTTTTAGTGATGACCATGCTGATGTCGCTGCCATTTGA